A stretch of Mytilus edulis chromosome 11, xbMytEdul2.2, whole genome shotgun sequence DNA encodes these proteins:
- the LOC139494659 gene encoding T-cell-specific guanine nucleotide triphosphate-binding protein 2-like: MGKAESKELTKDDEYAELRVIAEKQGPSAVSKYLQEHISQCKKEKVAFAITGRTATGKSTFINKMNNVNPGDIGFAKSGSGNTTKKPTAYLNPQNKRIVFYDLPGVGTMEFPKATYAEEMELERYDYFFIFFDKVISEDDYFLVCKLVELKKSFCLMRSKIDEDLRNAEDDGKREEEVIPVIREQITEQISRDKHLMYSDAIFLISSRRKDKGDWSQLLCHVENCLPPTKFESLLKTFFTNTYRICN; encoded by the coding sequence ATGGGGAAAGCTGAGTCGAAAGAACTGACAAAAGATGATGAATATGCGGAATTACGAGTGATTGCAGAAAAGCAAGGACCATCCGCAGTGTCTAAATATCTCCAAGAACACATAAGTCAATGTAAAAAAGAGAAAGTGGCATTTGCCATAACTGGTAGGACTGCTACAGGAAAATCgacatttattaataaaatgaacaatGTTAACCCAGGAGATATTGGATTTGCTAAATCTGGAAGCGGAAACACTACAAAAAAACCAACAGCGTACCTAAATCCACAGAATAAGCGCATAGTATTCTACGACTTACCAGGAGTTGGGACAATGGAATTTCCAAAAGCAACATATGCTGAGGAAATGGAATTAGAGCGGTATGATTACTTCTTCATATTTTTTGACAAAGTTATAAGTGAAGATGACTATTTCCTGGTCTGTAAATTAGTAGAATTGAAAAAGTCATTCTGTTTAATGAGGTCAAAAATTGATGAAGATTTGAGAAATGCGGAAGATGACGGTAAAAGAGAGGAAGAAGTCATTCCAGTAATTAGAGAACAAATTACCGAACAAATATCACGTGATAAACATCTGATGTATTCTGATGCAATTTTCCTTATATCAAGCAGAAGAAAAGACAAAGGAGACTGGTCACAGCTTTTATGTCATGTCGAAAATTGCTTACCACCTACAAAATTTGAATCATTACTTAAGACATTCTTTACCAACACTTACAGAATATGTAATTGA
- the LOC139494660 gene encoding axoneme-associated protein mst101(3)-like, with protein sequence MRGKAAKEVKKVQDAAGGKMRGKAAKEINKVQNAAGGKMRGKAAKEVKKVRNAAGGKMRGKAAKEIKKVQNAAGGKMREKAAKEIKKVQNAALGKMRGKAAKEIKKVQNAAGGKMRGKAAKEVKKVQNAAGGKMRGKAAKEIKKVQNAAVGKMRGKAAKEVKKVQNAALGNMREKAN encoded by the coding sequence ATGAGGGGAAAAGCAGCTAAAGAAGTCAAGAAAGTTCAGGATGCAGCAGGTGGCAAGATGAGGGGAAAAGCAGCTAAAGAGATAAATAAAGTTCAGAATGCAGCAGGTGGCAAGATGAGGGGAAAAGCAGCTAAAGAGGTCAAGAAAGTTCGGAATGCAGCAGGTGGCAAGATGAGGGGAAAAGCAGCTAAAGAGATCAAGAAAGTTCAGAATGCAGCAGGTGGCAAGATGAGGGAAAAAGCAGCTAAAGAGATAAAGAAAGTTCAGAATGCAGCACTTGGCAAGATGAGGGGAAAAGCAGCTAAAGAGATCAAGAAAGTTCAGAATGCAGCAGGTGGCAAGATGAGGGGAAAAGCAGCTAAAGAGGTCAAGAAAGTTCAGAATGCAGCAGGTGGCAAGATGAGGGGAAAAGCAGCTAAAGAGATCAAGAAAGTTCAGAATGCAGCAGTTGGCAAGATGAGGGGAAAAGCAGCTAAAGAGGTCAAGAAAGTTCAGAATGCAGCACTTGGCAACATGAGGGAAAAAGCAAATTAG
- the LOC139494658 gene encoding interferon-gamma-inducible GTPase 10-like yields MGQSESKEVIADGKFEQLQQIATRQGPAAVSQYLKDNVNKWKEEKVLFAVTGRSATGKSTFINKIRDVQPTDAGFAKSGSGNTTKEPTAYQNPQNKRIVFYDLPGVGTMEFKKETYIADMQLRKYDYFFIFFDKVVSEDDYFLVCKLVEMEKPFCLVRSKIDDDLRNAADDGKRKEEVIPAIREQIKEQISRYEHLKNSDAIFLISSKRKDTGDWENLLHHIEKCLPPPKFETFMYSLPTLTENVIDLKYQTLRKRIKLATLAAACIAAAPVPGLDVVANLALLVEEVVHYINVFGLSKERLEALDGLDRKKLNCASFHIQDLPGMDLAKVIIAQLGKYVAIFTIESVADIFLPIIGSIVSAGTSAVFTYRYLSRTLDNFRDDARIVYRFVMDKQDIKV; encoded by the coding sequence ATGGGACAATCAGAATCAAAAGAAGTGATAGCAGATGGAAAATTTGAACAACTGCAGCAAATAGCAACAAGACAAGGACCGGCTGCAGTTTCACAGTATCTTAAGGATAATGTGAATAAATGGAAAGAAGAAAAGGTATTATTTGCCGTTACTGGAAGGTCCGCTACAGGAAAATCAACGTTTATTAATAAAATCAGAGATGTCCAACCAACTGATGCAGGATTCGCCAAATCTGGAAGTGGAAACACTACAAAAGAGCCAACAGCTTACCAGAATCCACAGAATAAAAGAATAGTTTTCTATGACTTACCAGGAGTAGGGACAATGGAATTTAAAAAGGAAACATACATAGCAGATATGCAATTAAGGAAATATGAttactttttcatattttttgacaAAGTTGTAAGTGAAGATGACTATTTCCTGGTCTGTAAATTAGTAGAAATGGAAAAGCCATTTTGTTTAGTGAGGTCAAAAATTGATGACGATTTGAGAAATGCGGCAGATGACGGTAAGAGAAAGGAGGAAGTAATTCCAGCAATTAGAGAACAAATTAAGGAACAGATATCACGGTATGAACATCTGAAGAATTCCGATGCAATTTTCCTTATATCTAGCAAAAGGAAAGACACAGGGGATTGGGAAAATCTGCTACACCATATCGAAAAATGTTTGCCACCACCTAAATTTGAAACTTTTATGTATTCACTACCAACACTTACGGAAAATGTGATAGATTTAAAGTACCAAACATTGAGAAAACGAATAAAACTGGCTACATTGGCTGCTGCTTGCATAGCAGCAGCTCCAGTACCCGGATTGGACGTTGTGGCAAATCTAGCATTATTAGTAGAAGAAGTTGTTCATTATATTAATGTTTTTGGTCTCTCAAAAGAAAGGCTAGAGGCTTTGGATGGGTTGGATCGTAAAAAATTGAATTGCGCTAGTTTTCATATTCAGGATCTTCCTGGTATGGATTTGGCAAAAGTCATTATTGCCCAATTAGGAAAATATGTAGCAATTTTTACAATAGAATCTGTTGCTGACATATTCCTACCTATAATCGGATCAATTGTTTCTGCTGGGACATCGGCAGTATTTACATATCGCTACCTAAGTCGTACTCTTGACAATTTTAGAGATGACGCTCGTATAGTTTATAGATTTGTGATGGATAAACAGGATATCAAAGTCTAA